A genomic segment from Biomphalaria glabrata chromosome 16, xgBioGlab47.1, whole genome shotgun sequence encodes:
- the LOC106066641 gene encoding krev interaction trapped protein 1-like has translation MDIVVAVIRPKPGHASSTYKPQLYEILLLDSKSPPGDRVKMSKYLPMMTLMSLDEEPREVVLTKVHKLIGIKGDRALLIQWNREMLASHRLSLSQFSLYFVPVGSSEKIHKKYVEQVQNPPSFYPLEYVLDALDTNAVHFPSPTRLFLFHLDSWLKEKHLRPTAIERAFQQKAEFRIHLTIHNPAFIPSRITSEVDGGGSGNMAHFSQEIVKNANEALAKMLSIEKCDSVVINPLFGSLLPYKTKPNSYVINPHWPNVPSYHKVPENGFSKYTWQNKYPLHHFAAQGEKTEVEILLKQGYNHSVLDNVGYAPIHYAAKYDYISVVEALLIGGCSPNLVDSTKTTALHMAAKRGSIQLAKCLLQRPDIDLDIRDKDGRRALDICLSASNKTPGQEQVEVLIKEASKRPSYTVEVFLMDKSSKNLKLVSGFRTTVQQLNELLMKEFNLPQNYWDIFTLWIGSKSLELQLKLDHEVVRELQQWNTRSVSMLTDRRNPSEEEPLLTWRRNVKVSVEKEKLLQHPKALDLLYYEARHNYINGLYPCKGKDTINFATMILAHEHQGTTNIKSVLANLSQSQLKDLVPAAVLRTKDTNYWLNKISKTYANFKDIPQQQLKSQFLAGCQRLSVYGSAFFTGKIANPLTQCYIGVNDIGIHMISVQTKKMIHSLDYKDISWRHIQEKTLLEIKILRSAHNVIEIRTRQAGLIDHLMQQLDRMHSR, from the exons ATGGATATAGTTGTGGCTGTCATCAGACCTAAACCAGGCCATGCGTCAAGTACATACAAGCCTCAACTGTATGAAATTCTACTGTTGGACAGTAAATCTCCTCCTGGAGATAGG GTGAAAATGTCTAAGTATCTACCTATGATGACTCTCATGTCATTGGATGAGGAACCTCGAGAAGTAGTGCTTACCAAAGTACACAAGTTGATTGGCATCAAAG GTGACAGAGCTTTGCTTATTCAGTGGAACAGAGAGATGTTAGCCAGTCATAGGCTATCTTTATCTCAGTTCTCATTATACTTTGTGCCTGTTGGTTCAAGTG aaaaaatcCATAAGAAGTATGTTGAACAGGTTCAAAACCCTCCTAGCTTTTACCCATTAGAATATGTTCTTGATGCACTGGATACTAATGCTGTGCACTTTCCCTCTCCAACACGATTGTTTCTCTTTCATCTTGACAG TTGGCTAAAAGAAAAACACCTGAGACCAACTGCCATTGAGCGAGCGTTTCAGCAAAAAGCTGAGTTCCGCATTCACCTTACAATACACAACCCTGCATTCATTCCAAGCCGCATCACCTCCGAAGTTGATGGAGGCGGCAGTGGGAATATGGCACACTTTTCCCAGGAGATAGTGAAGAATGCCAACGAGGCCCTGGCCAAGATGTTGTCAATAGAGAAATGTGATAGTGTGGTTATAAACCCACTGTTTGGCTCACTCTTGCCTTACAAAACTAAA ccaaacTCATATGTGATAAATCCACACTGGCCCAATGTTCCCAGCTACCACAAGGTTCCTGAAAATGG TTTTAGCAAATACACTTGGCAAAACAAATACCCACTGCACCATTTTGCAGCACAAGGGGAAAAAACAGAAGTAGAGATATTActgaaacaaggttacaatcATTCAGTGCTGGACAATGTGGGTTATGCCCCCATACATTATGCAGCTAA gTATGATTACATCAGTGTGGTGGAAGCCTTGCTCATTGGTGGATGCTCTCCAAACTTGGTGGACAGCACCAAGACCACAGCTCTGCACATGGCTGCCAAGAGGGGTAGTATCCAGCTGGCAAAGTGCCTTTTGCAACGCCCAGATATTGACCTG GACATAAGAGATAAAGATGGTCGTAGAGCACTAGATATCTGTTTGTCTGCTTCTAACAAAACTCCTGGACAGGAACAAGTAGAGGTGCTCATTAAAGAAGCTTCAAAAAGGCCA AGCTACACAGTGGAAGTATTCCTCATGGATAAGAGCAGTAAGAACTTAAAGTTGGTTTCAGGATTCCGAACCACTGTTCAGCAGCTCAATGAACTGCTTATGAAG GAATTTAACCTTCCACAAAACTACTGGGATATTTTTACACTGTGGATTGGATCCAAGAGTTTAG AATTACAACTGAAGCTGGATCATGAAGTTGTGAGGGAATTACAGCAATGGAACACCAGGAGTGTGAGTATGTTGACAGACAGAAGGAACCCCTCAGAAGAGGAACCTTTACTCACCTGGAGGAGGAACGTCAAAGTCAGTgtagagaaagaaaaactt CTTCAACATCCTAAAGCTCTGGACTTGCTCTACTATGAAGCCCGCCACAACTACATAAATGGCCTGTACCCTTGTAAGGGCAAGGACACCATCAACTTTGCCACAATGATCTTAGCCCACGAGCATCAGGGAACTACCAACATTAAGTCTGTTCTGGCTAA TTTGAGCCAATCACAACTCAAGGATCTGGTACCGGCTGCTGTACTGAGAACAAAAGACACAAACTATTGGTTGAACAAGATCTCCAAGACATATGCAAACTTCAAAGATATTCCCCAGCAG CAACTCAAGTCACAGTTTCTGGCTGGGTGTCAGAGGTTAAGCGTGTACGGCTCTGCATTTTTCACTGGGAAG ATTGCTAATCCCCTGACCCAGTGTTACATTGGTGTGAATGATATTGGTATTCATATGATAAGTGTTCAGACAAAG AAAATGATTCACTCTCTTGATTATAAAGACATCTCTTGGAGACACATTCAGGAGAAGACCTTATTGGAG